A single region of the Nakaseomyces glabratus chromosome D, complete sequence genome encodes:
- a CDS encoding uncharacterized protein (CAGL0D04840g~Ortholog(s) have role in Group I intron splicing and mitochondrion localization), translated as MIVAFHLRSCREFAVFECIYRELQRVCGVEYMSVQRSVWAPFSRHDHATLQAVLPGENEVLSEVIPRISGVDVTGGPQDADLHSIARDLAAGETPKGTLFRFTDHIQYMRMKETLETGYYRKHYIAPLLKSHLKSHLKSNPSTTVPIVTQLATHPSDIPPQMAKYIRGMDVTTEMTKKDRDTLDSLLYGGIDGFLK; from the coding sequence ATGATCGTTGCGTTCCACCTCAGGAGTTGTCGCGAGTTCGCTGTGTTCGAGTGCATATACAGGGAGTTGCAGCGGGTATGTGGCGTGGAGTACATGAGTGTGCAGCGGTCCGTGTGGGCACCGTTCTCTCGCCACGACCACGCTACGTTGCAGGCTGTGTTACCGGGTGAGAACGAGGTGTTATCAGAAGTCATTCCCAGGATAAGCGGCGTGGATGTCACCGGCGGACCACAGGACGCTGATCTGCACAGCATCGCCAGGGATCTTGCCGCTGGCGAGACACCCAAGGGCACCCTGTTCAGGTTCACAGATCACATCCAGTACATGCGGATGAAGGAGACACTCGAGACAGGCTACTACCGCAAACACTACATTGCTCCGCTGCTTAAGTCCCACTTGAAGTCCCACTTGAAGTCAAATCCGAGCACCACAGTACCCATAGTGACGCAACTGGCCACACACCCGTCCGACATCCCTCCGCAAATGGCGAAGTACATACGGGGTATGGATGTGACTACAGAGATGACCAAGAAAGACAGAGATACTCTAGATAGTCTGCTCTACGGGGGCATAGACGGGTTCTTAAAATGA